Proteins encoded within one genomic window of Setaria italica strain Yugu1 chromosome IV, Setaria_italica_v2.0, whole genome shotgun sequence:
- the LOC111257107 gene encoding uncharacterized protein LOC111257107: MRVPAAILPAPFLSSGRSATGEGGESGNRRADVYRLGSFQYTSGVCSPSVSMVQLGFPGVAAVRELLRRQIKILSGDGGGYCVFSGEVFVRSLLACPVIVDIFSNLWSDGRRSGLLPVPFVLWGWLMRVQRNRSTGDGPRCGLLQHFPSSLGRPSAWRKEDLAGLQSDGVAGVIDDGRNIAGCVRLYLLYRSVSCKKVGVCCTHA; the protein is encoded by the exons ATGCGGGTTCCGGCGGCGATTctgccggctcccttcctctccaGCGGCCGTTCTGCcacaggagagggaggagagtcGGGGAATCGACGCGCGGATGTATATAGGCTAGGTAGTTTTCAATATACGTCTGGAGTTTGCTCGCCGTCAGTGTCGATGGTGCAGCTAGGGTTTCCGGGAGTGGCGGCCGTGCGGGAGCTACTTCGCCGGCAAATAAAGATCCTCTCTGGTGATGGCGGTGGTTATTGCGTCTTCTCCGGCGAGGTCTTCGTGAG GTCGTTGCTGGCGTGCCCGGTGATCGTGGATATATTTTCCAACCTGTGGTCTGATGGCCGCCGGAGCGGATTGCTTCCTGTTCCGTTCGTGCTGTGGGGATGGCTGATGCGCGTTCAGCGGAATCGAAGCACCGGGGATGGTCCAAGGTGCGGGCTCTTGCAGCATTTTCCAAGTTCTTTGGGTCGTCCTTCAGCATGGCGGAAGGAGGATTTGGCTGGACTTCAGTCTGATGGGGTCGCCGGCGTGATAGACGATGGCAGAAACATCGCCGGGTGTGTGCGTCTATATCTTTTGTACCGGAGTGTTTCCTGCAAAAAGGTAGGGGTGTGCTGCACGCATGCTTAA
- the LOC101756079 gene encoding gallate 1-beta-glucosyltransferase — MSQEPAAVAVVSMTSAPDQPRPHVLLVAAPFQSHVNPLLRLGRRLAAKGLLVTFTTALRAGIRLGPGDGDDGDAEADASRGRLRVERLRGGGIWAPDDPRFRVAGDMARHVEAAGPAALEELVRGQAEAGRPVTCVVANAFVPWALRIAGELGLPGGMLWIQSCALLSVYYHHVHALAAFPEADAPGSVTLPGLPELDADDLRPLLIYASGHEIWRHMLVEDLGRATETVPWVFVNTFDDLEHATISGLCEHFPVIPVGPLIDPDDADGESSSAAADDGCTSWLDERPPRSVVFVAFGSLVNNDSDEVAEIAAGLASTGRPFLWVVRDDNRALLSSDALAAACCGRGRGKVVPWCAQGRLLAHPSVGCFVTHCGWNSTAEALAAGVPVVASPRWSDQRINARFLVDVHRVGARAPTPLTRDALRERVEEVMGGPEAEAMARRAASWREKARAAVRDGGSSDRGVQAFVDQIRHVGARP, encoded by the coding sequence ATGAGCCAAGAACCAGCCGCCGTAGCCGTCGTCTCCATGACGTCCGCGCCGGACCAGCCTCGCCCCcacgtcctcctcgtcgccgccccgttCCAGAGCCACGTCAacccgctcctccgcctcggccggCGCCTGGCAGCCAAGGGCCTGCTCGTCACCTTCACCACCGCCCTCCGCGCCGGCATCCGCCTCGGCCCcggggacggcgacgacggcgacgcggaAGCGGATGCCAGCCGCGGGAGGCTCCGTGTCGAGCGGCTGCGCGGGGGCGGGATATGGGCGCCCGACGACCCCCGGTTCCGGGTCGCGGGCGACATGGCGCGCCACGTCGAGGCCGCGGGGCCTGCGGCGCTCGAGGAGCTCGTCCGCGGCCAGGCCGAGGCCGGGCGGCCCGTGACGTGCGTCGTGGCCAACGCCTTTGTGCCCTGGGCGCTCCGCATCGCCGGCGAGCTGGGCCTCCCGGGCGGCATGCTGTGGATCCAGTCCTGTGCGCTCCTGTCCGTGTACTACCACCACGTCCACGCGCTCGCGGCGTTCCCCGAGGCGGACGCGCCGGGCTCCGTGACGCTCCCGGGGCTCCCGGAGCTGGACGCCGACGACCTCCGGCCCCTCCTGATCTACGCGTCCGGCCACGAGATTTGGCGTCATATGCTCGTCGAGGACCTCGGCCGCGCCACGGAGACGGTGCCGTGGGTCTTCGTGAACACCTTCGACGATCTCGAGCACGCGACCATCTCGGGGCTTTGCGAGCACTTTCCGGTCATACCGGTCGGTCCACTCATCGACCCagacgacgccgacggcgaatcctcctcggccgccgccgacgacggctGCACGTCCTGGCTCGACGAGCGCCCGCCGCGGTCCGTCGTGTTCGTTGCGTTCGGGAGCCTGGTGAACAATGACTCCGACGAGGTGGCGGAGATAGCCGCGGGGCTTGCCAGCACCGGCCGGCCGTTCCTGTGGGTGGTGCGCGACGACAACCGCGCGCTCCTCTCCTCGGACGCCCTCGCGGCCGCCTGctgcggccggggccggggcaaGGTGGTGCCGTGGTGCGCGCAGGGGCGCCTGCTCGCGCACCCGTCGGTGGGCTGCTTCGTGACtcactgcgggtggaactccacCGCCGAGGCGCTCGCCGCGGGCGTCCCGGTCGTGGCTTCCCCGAGGTGGTCCGACCAGCGGATCAACGCGAGGTTCCTGGTCGACGTGCACCGGGTCGGCGCCCGCGCCCCGACGCCGCTGACAAGGGACGCCCTGCGCGAGCGCGTCGAGGAGGTGATGGGCGGACCGGAGGCCGAGGCgatggcgcggcgggcggcgagctggagggagaaggcgcgcgcggcggtgcgcgacggCGGCTCGTCGGACCGCGGCGTCCAGGCGTTCGTTGACCAGATAAGGCACGTGGGAGCCCGGCCCTGA
- the LOC101761232 gene encoding L10-interacting MYB domain-containing protein-like, with protein sequence MPKIYWNSENTRVLYMLFAEQVGKGNRPNTYLNALGYAEVEKGFKDRTGIVATKVQIKNKWDKLKEDFKTWKKRLFQDIPGCGKFKKKGLENEDELAKCFADITTIVIDYWCPHVVNVEATENVDETQDEATNFETQDDDFIPETQEEDIGISPPPASGKRLARPVERSGKKAKSGNALLIQGAITSMASSANEYVSKRHEKYSIDEVMEVMIACGAGYDGNEYYIAFELFVKKEQREMFVKKEQREMFMTLPTNEIRFNWLRRKYNDKYEK encoded by the exons ATGCCTAAAATTTATTGGAACTCAGAGAACACTCGAGTGCTCTATATGTTGTTTGCCGAACAAGTTGGAAAAGGAAATCGGCCAAACACATACTTGAATGCACTTGGTTATGCCGAGGTTGAGAAAGGGTTCAAAGATAGGACTGGAATTGTGGCTACCAAGGTtcagatcaagaacaaatgggacaaGTTGAAGGAAGATTTCAAGACATGGAAGAAAC GCTTATTTCAGGACATTCCGGGTTGTGGAAAGTTTAAAAAGAAGGGCcttgagaatgaagatgaattagCCAAGTGTTTTGCTGACATCACTACTATTGTTATTGATTATTGGTGTCCTCATGTTGTGAATGTTGAAGCAACAGAAAATGTTGATGAGACACAAGATGAGGCAACCAATTTTGAGACACAAGATGATGATTTCATTCCTGAAACACAAGAGGAGGATATTGGTATTTCTCCTCCACCTGCGAGTGGCAAGAGGTTGGCAAGGCCTGTTGAAAGAAGTGGCAAGAAGGCGAAGTCTGGAAATGCACTCCTAATTCAAGGAGCAATAACAAGTATGGCAAGTTCAGCCAATGAATATGTTTCGAAGAGGCATGAAAAATATTCTATTGATGAAGTGATGGAGGTTATGATTGCTTGTGGGGCCGGCTATGATGGCAATGAATATTACATTGCGTTTGAactatttgtgaagaaggagcaaagggagatgtttgtgaagaaggagcaaagggagatgttcatgaccttgcctactaatgagattaggttcaattgGCTTAGGAGGAAATACAATGACAAATATGAAAAGTAG
- the LOC105914188 gene encoding uncharacterized protein LOC105914188: MTEGAPAPESAAAEATATEAGTSALLTPAEVAPAAEAEGPAGGTPAGTEEPPQVIAVGGEVAAGVPPAASAATSVQVPGPSVNPAASSAMVPTSTAASGSAPTSASVPTIPKVWRASVLCWSSCEDPPRHLFTLDDAAEWHKWQAVQGSLAHAQAALSSALGVLGNTVLPGSQGPVPAKSLPPRESSVTCKRREGAALDEARRSEAKLQAVIDKARLDQEESRAAIERARRDAEELARPRGEYEALQKTVERVRRERYQALQDRDAERAKKEEAEQGLQTAVSRGADQERELKAWADDESSFRSRILMVSRFVF; the protein is encoded by the exons ATGACGGAGGGAGCGCCTGCCCCCGAaagtgcggcggcggaggcaacggcgacggaggcggggacctcCGCCCTGCTTACCCCCGCGGAagtggctccggcggcggaggcggaggggcccgcTGGGGGGACTCCGGCAGGGACGGAGGAGCCTCCCCAGGTGATTGCGGTGGGGGGCGAGGTAGCCGCGGGGGTaccgccggcggcctcggcggcgacgagcgtgcagGTACCGGGGCCGTCGGTAAACCCGGCGGCTTCTAGTGCAATGGTGCCGACCTCAACAGCAGCGTCAGGGTCGGCTCCTACCTCGGCCTCGGTTCCCACCATTCCCAAGGTGTGGAGAGCGTCCGTCCTCTGCTGGTCATCCTGCGAGGACCCACCGAGGCATCTCTTCACGCTGGACGACGCCGCggagtggcacaagtggcaggcggtgcagggcagcCTTGCCCACGCTCAGGCGGCTCTGTCCTCGGCGTTGGGGGTTCTGGGCAACACCGTTCttcctggcagccag ggacCTGTCCCTGCAAAGTCACTGCCGCCCAGGGAGTCATCCGTGACGTGCAAGAGGCGTGAGGGGGCGGCGCTAGATGAGGCACGGCGGTCGGAGGCCAAGCTCCAAGCCGTCATTGACAAGGCTCGTCTTGACCAGGAGGAGTCCAGGGCAGCCATtgagagggcccgccgcgacgctGAGGAGCTTGCCCGGCCGAGGGGGGAGTATGAAGCCCtccagaagaccgtcgagcgcgtCCGTCGCGAGCGGTACCAGGCTTTGCAAGACCGGGACGCCGAGCGGGCCAAGAAAGAGGAGGCCGAGCAGGGACTCCAGACCGCCGTGTCTCGAGGAGCTGACCAGGAGCGCGAGCTAAAGGCCTGGGCTGACGATGAGTCTTCTTTCCGTTCCCGCATTCTCATGGTGTCGCGGTTTGTTTTTTAA